Genomic window (Deinococcus yavapaiensis KR-236):
CTCCTCGGAGCTCGAAGAGCTCGCCGAAGGCTGCGACCGTGTCGTCGTGCTGCGCGACGGGCAAAGCGTGGCCGAACTGCCGCGCGCCACCCTCTCGCAAGACGCCATCATGGCCGCCATGGCGCACGGCCAGGAAGAAGGAGCGCGTGGCTGACCTCGAAACTCGTCCCGCTCCGACGTCCCGGCGAGGCGCGGCCTTGCCGTCCTTGCGCCTCGACCCCGCCATTCTCGGCGCGCTCGGGGCGCTCGTGCTGCTCTTCGTCTTCAACGCCGCCTTCACGCCGAACTTCCTGACAGTCCAGACCCTCAACGTGATCTTGACGCAAGTCGCGACGATCGTGATCGTCGCGACGGGCATGACGCTCGTGATCGCCACGGGCGGCATCGACCTCAGCGTCGGCGCGCTCATGGCCATCTCGGGCGCGGTCGCGCCCCTGATCTTCATGCATCCCGCCCTCGCGGGCGGGCTCGGCGTGACCCTCGCCTTCGTCGTGCCCGTGCTCGTCGCGGGCCTCTTCGGCCTGTTCAACGGCACGCTCATCACGAAGTTCGGCTTGCAGCCGTTCATCGCGACCCTGGTTCTCTTCATCGCGGGGCGCGGCGTCGCGCAAGCCCTCACGAACGGTAACTTGCAAGTCTTCAACAACCCCGCCTTTCAATTCATCGGGATGGGCCGCGTGTTCGGCATCCCCTTCCAAGTGCTCTTGATGTTCGCGGTCGTCGCGTTCTTCGCCTGGGTGATGCGCCGCACGGTGTTCGGACGTCACGTCCTCGCCGTCGGCGGCAACGAGGGCGCCGCGCGCCTCGCCGGGGTGCCCGTGACGCGCGTGAAGCTCGCCGTGTACGGCATCGTCGCCCTGCTCTCGGGCTTGGCGGGCCTCATCGTGATCGCCATCAACTCCTCGGCCGACGCGAATCAGGTGGGCCTCAACATGGAGCTCAACGCCATCGCGGCCGTCGCGGTCGGCGGGACGGCCCTCACCGGCGGACGGGCGAGCGTCGGCGGGACCCTCGTCGGAGCGCTCCTGCTGCAACTCATCGGCTTTACCCTCCTCGCCAAGGGCGTGCCTCAATCGGCCGCGTTGGTGGTGCAGGCGGCCATCATCCTCATCGCCGTGTACCTGCAGCGAAGAAAGGCGTAACCGTGGCCACCTCTCCCCTTCCCTCGTCCGCGCGCGGCCAAGCCGCCAGCGCCTTTTTGCAGCGCTACGGCGTCCTGATCGCGCTGGCGTTGCTGCTCACCTTCGGCGCCTTGCGGTACGAGGGCTTTTTGTCGCCGTTCAACTTGTTCAGCGTTCTCGCGTTCAACTCGATGTTCGGTCTCGTCGCGCTCGGCATGGCCTTCGTGATCATGACGGGCGGCATCGACCTCAGCGTCGGAAGCGTCGCCGCGTTCGCGAGCGTCATCGCGGCGATGCTCAGCCCGCACGGCTTGTGGCTCGCCCTACTCGGCGCGGTCGGCGCGGCGACGCTTCTCGGGCTCGTCAACGGCCTCGTGATCGCGTACGGTCGCGTCCTGCCGTTCATCGCAACGCTCGCGATGCTGCTCGGCGCACGCGGCCTCGCCTTGCTGTTCGCGGGCGATCAATCCGTGAGCGTCTCGTACGAAAGCGGCTTCACGAACTTCGGGCAAGGCAAGATCGGGGCGGTGCCGTACACGGCGATCGTTCTCGCGGCGGCGTTCGTGCTCGGCTCGGTCGCGCTGCGCTACACCGCCTTCGGACGGCACATTCTCGCCGTGGGCGGCGGCGAGGACGCCGCGCGCCTCATGGGCTTGAAGGTCGAGCGCGTCAAAGTCCTCGTGTACACCCTCTCGGGCGCCTTGGCGGGACTGGCGGGCGTCATCCTCGCGTCGCAGTTCGGCGCGGGTCAACCTACCGAGGGCCTCGGTTGGGAACTCACGGCGATCGCGGCGGTCGTCGTGGGCGGCACCTTGCTGACGGGCGGCATGGGCTCGATCGGCAACACGCTCGTCGGCGTGTTGCTCCTCGGCTTGATCTTCAACATCCTCAACTTCGAAAACGGCAAGGGCACCATCAGCCTCAGCAACTACTGGCAAAGCATCATTCGCGGCGTGTTCTTGCTGATCGTCGTGGTTCTGCAAAGCCAACTCACGAAACGGCGAAGCTAGCGGTCCTGTCGATCCCTCACGTTTCGTCCTCCCCTTTTCGCGCGGAAGGGGAGGCGTTTTTTAGGCCCAGCCGCTCGCCTCCCGCGTACACCGTGCAACGCCGCTCGCGAACGAAGCTCAAAAGGGTCACGCCGAACGCCTCGCACAAGCGCACGGCGAGGCTGGACGGAGCGGACACCGAGACGAGAACGGGAATTCCGGCGAGGACGGCTTTCGAAGCGATGTCGTAACCGACGCGGCCCGAGACGACCAGAAAGGTGTTGGACAGCGGCAAAGCCGCTTGCCGTAACGCCCACCCCACGATCTTGTCGACCGCGTTGTGCCGTCCGATGTCCTCACGCGTCGCGAGCAGGTCGCCGGACGAGGTGAACAAGGCCGCTCCGTGCGCGCCACCCGTCGCGTCGAACAGGACTTGCCGCTCGCGCAGGCGGCGCGGCGCGTCGAGAACGAGGTCGAGATCGAGCGCGTCCTCCGTCCAAGACGGCCGTTCCGCTCGCACGGCGAGACGCTCCAACCCGCCGATACCGCACACGCCGCACGCGCTGCTCGTCCAAGTGAAGCGGGGCGGCGCGTGAAGCCCCTCTCGAAGCGTGGCGCGCAAGACGTTCGGCAAGACCGTTTCCCCCGTTCGCCAAGCGTCGAGGGCCGTCACGTCCGACGCCTTGGAAATCACGCCTTCGGACAGCAGCCAGCCGAGCGCGAGGTCCTCGTCGTGGCCGGGCGTTCGCATCGTGAGGTTGACGGTTCGCTCCTCGTCGGTCACGACGCGCAGTTCGAGCGGTTCCTCGAGCAAGACGACGTCGGCCGCTTCACGCACCACGCCATGCTCGACGCGCCGCACCTCGACTCGCTCGACGCCTTCCTCGACCGCCTTCACGTTTGTGGCGGCACGTGGACGTCTCCGTACTGCGCCCGCTCGCGAAGGCCGCGTCCCACGCCCTTCAAGACGTCCGCGACGACACCGAGGGCGAGGCCGACATCCGGATCGCGCGTCAAGGACAGCAATTCGCGCGTCCCGATCGGCTGTCCGCTTCGCACGCGGTTCGCGCCCGCGCGAAGGCCGTCGGCGAGGGCGCCCGTGAACGCGCCGACCTCGTCGGGCTCGACGCTGCCGAGCAGCTTGGCGAACTCCAGCAAGTTGCGCAGGGCGCGCACGCCGCCCGGCTGATTGAGCAGTTCGAGCACTTCGTGCGACAACCCCGCGCCGCCTTGCACGAGGCGCGCCGTCGTGTCGAGCACGCGGTGCTCGTGCAAGGCGCGCACGAGATTCAAGGCGTCCAGCAGCGCGTCGGCGCTGAGGTGCGTCTCTTCCTCCAAGCGCTCTCTCGGCGTCGCTTGCAAAGCCGCCGCGTCGAATTTCAAGGACTTCGCCATCAGTCGTCTCCTGAGGCGTTCGTTTCGAACGCCTCCGTACCGGGAAAGGTGTAGTCGGCGCGGCGCCACTTGCGCTCGACTTCCACGCCTCGTTGCGGCGTGGGCGTTCCGAAGCGGAAGTTCGACTTGGGCAACGGCGACTCGCCCTTCACGGGAAGAAGTTCCATGCGTACGGCGACGTCCTTGTACGCGGGCGTGTGGGTGCTGAGGTCCGTGTGGCTGCCCGTGAGACGGTTCACGGCGTCCTCGGCGCTTCGCGCGTTCATCGGCATGTAAAGGATGTTGCCGGACACTCGGTTCGTGACGAGTACGCGCACTTTCACGGCGCCGTGCCGCGACACGAGCCGCACGAAGCGGCCCGACTCCAAGCCGCGCTCCTCGGCGAGTTCGAGGCCGACCTCCACGAAGGTGTCGGGCGCGCGCGAAGCGATGCCTTCGGTCTTGAAGGTCATGTTGCCTTCGTGGAAGTGCTCCAGCATGCGGCCGTTGTTGAGGTGCAAATCGAACGTGTCGTCGGGCGGTTCGAGCGGCTCTATGAAGCGCGCGGGGTACAGCTGGGCCTTGCCGTCCGGGAAGGGAAAGCCGTTCGTGAACAGCAGCGGCGTGTCGGTGCCGTCGTGCGCGACGGGCCACTGCAAGGACGCGAAGCCCGCGAGGCGCTCGTACGTCACGCCCGCGTAGAGGGGAACGAGGCTCGCGATTTCCGCCATGATCTCGCCGGGATGCTCGTACTGCCAGTTCGCGCCGAGGGCGTTCGCGACGCCTTGAATGATGCGCCAATCGGGGCGTGACTCTCCGAGAGGCGCGAGCACCTCGTAGAGTCGTTGGATTCGCCGCTCGGTGTTCGTGAACGTTCCGTCCTTCTCCAAGCTCGGCGAGGCGGGCAAGACGACGTCCGCGAACGAGGCGGTGTGCGAGAAGAACACGTCTTGCACGACGAAGAAGTCGAGCTTTTCGAACGCGGCCTCCACGACGTTGACGTTCGCGTCCACGAGGCCCATGTCCTCACCCTTGAGGTACAGTCCGCGCAATTTGCCGTCGTGAATCGCGTGAACCATCTCGTGGTTGTCGAGGCCCTTCGTCGTCGGCAAGGAGACGTTCCAGGCCGCCTCGAACTTCGCGCGCACCTCAGGATCGTCCACGCGCTGATACCCTCCCACGAAGTTCGGCATGGCTCCCATGTCGGAAGCGCCCTGCACGTTGTTGTGTCCTCGCAGCGGATACGAGCCCGCGCCGGGCCGCATGTAGTTGCCCGTGACGAGCAGCAGATTGCTGATGGCGGTGCTCGTCTCCGAGCCGCCGCGTTGCTGCGTGACGCCCATCGCCCAAAGGACGCAAGTTCCGTCGGCGTCCACGATCTCGTGCGCGAGGCGCTTCAACGTCTCGGCGGGAACGCCCGTGATGTCTTGAGCGCGCTCCAGCGTCCACGGCGCGAGGCTCGCCCGAAACTCGTCGAGGCCGTTCACGTGCTGTTCCAAAAACGCCTTGTCTTCGAGTTGCTCGTCGAGGATGTACTTCGCGATCGCCGAGAGCCACACGAAGTCCGTTCCGGGAGTCGGGCGGACGAAGAGGTCGGCGCGGCGCGCCATCTCGTGCTCGCGCACGTCCACGACGACCAAGCGTTGGCCGCGCAGCTTGTGCGCTCGCTTCACGCGCGTCGCGAGGACAGGGTGGGACTCGGCGGTGTTCGTGCCGATCGCGATGACCAGACCCGCCGCCTCGATGTCCGAGATGGAGCCCGAGTCGCCGCCGTACCCGACGGTTCGCCACAAGCCCATCGTGGCGGGCGATTGGCAGTAGCGCGAACAGTTGTCGACGTTGTTCGTGCCTATCACGCTGCGCGCGAGCTTTTGCATCAAGAATGCCTCCTCGTTCGTGCACTTCGAGGACGCGATGAACCCGAGGGCGTCCGGGCCGGACTCGGCGGCGAGTTCGCGCAAGCGGCGAGCGACGAACGCCAGCGCCTCGTTCCACGTCGCCTTTCGAAACGTCGCTCCTTCACGAATGAGGGGGGTCGTGAGACGCTCCTTCGCGGCCACGTAGTCCCAGCCGAACTTGCCCTTCACGCAAGTCGACACGCCATTGGCGGGACCGTGCGTCGGCTCGACCTTGAGGATGTGGCGGCCCTTCGTCCACACTTCGAACGAGCAGCCGACGCCGCAGTACGTGCACACCGTCTTCGTTCGCTCGATGCTGCCTTCGCGCACCGCGTGCTCCGCGTCCGAAATCGACAAGATCGGGCCGTACCCGACGCTGGGCTCGGCCGCCTTCACGAGGTTCACGGCGGATTGGAAGACGGGCAGGGGAATTCCGGTGAAGAGGCCCGCTTCGCCCAGCATCGACTTCTCCATGAGAGCGTTGCACGGGCAGACGGTGACGCAGTGTCCGCAACTCACGCAGCTCGACTCTCCGGCAGGTTTGCCGCCGTCCCACAGCACGCGCGGGTGTGGGGCTTCCCAGTCGATCGACAGCGTCTCGTTCACCTGCAGGTTCTGGCACGCCTCCACGCAGCGACCACACAAGATGCACTGGTCGGGATCGTAGCGGTAGAAGGGATGCGAGTCGTCGACGACGTACGGCTTGGGGTGGTAGGGCGTGCGCTGGTGTTCGACGCGCAGCAAGGCCGTCGTGTTGTGCACGGTGCAGTTGCCGTTGTTGTTGTCGCACACCGTGCAGTACAGCAAGTGATTGCCGAGCAGGCGATCGAAGGCGTCGGTGCGCGCCGCTCTCGCCGCCCGCGTCTCGGTTCGAACGACTTCACCGCCTCGAACGCGCGCGCCACACGCTCGGACGAGTTCGCCGTCGACTTCCACGAGGCACGTGTCGCACGTCTGGATCGGCCCGAGTTGCGGGTGATAGCACACTTGCGCGAGCTCCAAGCCCGAGCGGTTGAGCACGTCGATCAAGAGCTCGCCGCGCCGCGCGTGTTGCGGAACGGAGTTCAGGACGACGTGCGTTTCTGGAAATGCATCGTTCTTGGCGTCCGTGGCGTCGTTCATGATGGTCGCCGTTCAGTGTACGCCTCGCGGTGAAGCGATCGGAAAAGCATAAAAAAAGAGGACGCCTTCGGGCATCCTCTTTCACAGTGCTGATGTTACCAGCGGCTGTCGCGGCGCGGCGGGCGAGCGTTGTACTCGCTCACGGGCGCGGCCTTCGTGACCACAATGTTCTTGGCTTGCGGGCCCTTGCCGCGTTGACCGGCCTCGATTTCGAACTCGACCTCGTCACCCTCGTTGAGCTTCTTGAAGCCCGAACCTTGGATGGCGCTGAAGTGCGCGAACACGTCCGGGTTGCCGGGCGTCTCGATGAAACCGTAGCCTTTTTCCGCGTTGAACCACTTAACTTTCCCTGCAGGCATCTTTACTCCTCTTCCAAGCGTACGAATCACGCACCCGTGTTCATCCCGAGTACGCTTCTAGCTTCGCAGACTGGAATCGACTCGTATTGTACCCGTTGAAATTCGACCAATTCCACCCTGGCACACAATGATCGATCGATCCACACCTGTTAGGCTGAGCGCATGCGACTGCGACGTTTGGGACTGGGATTGATGCTGCTGGGCACGGGCGCCTTGCTGCTGCGCGCCCGAAAGGACGACGTGAAACACCTCGTGGTGGAGCAAGTGCTGGAACGCCCCGCCCGCGACAAACGCTACGCGGAACTCGCCGACGAACTGGAAGTGGCGGGCGAACGCGTCCTCGTGCGCGCTCGCCGCGCCAAGGAGCTCGAGCGCGCCAAGGAGACGATGCGGCACATCATCGGCATCGAACGTTGGGGACAGCGACGCCTCGAAGCCGCGCTCGGCGAAGCGTTCTCGCGAGACGAGCACCATCCGTACAAGCCGCCCGCCGACGCCACATGGAACGACGTGCTCGAAGACTTCACCACGACTCGGCAGCGCACCGTCTCGCTCGCCCGCGAACTTTCCTCCAATCCGCCCGATCCCGCTTGGCGCGTGGAGCACAACGGCCTCGGGCCTCTCTCGGCGCGCGGATGGCTGCGCTACCTCATGACGCACGCCGGGCTGGAAAGTCGCCGCATGCGCTGAGGGCGAACGCGCCACGTTCCGCACGAGCAACTTCACGTTCTGAAGCCGCGCCGTTCCCCGCGTGAACGTCATGCCTTCAACATGACGGACGGCGGGGCGCTTGTCGAACTAAGAATTCGGCGCTCGCGCGGAAGTCGTTCCCGACGCGAAGCCTTCGAGCCGCAAGCCGAGCTTGGAACGTGACGTCGAAGCGACGAAGAAGCGACGAGGCCTGACGAAACCAAAAGGCGTGATACGCGTTCGCTCGACGAACGCTGAAGGTCGCAGGAACGCACGTCGACCATAGGCTCCCTATAGTTCAAGAACATGCTTGCCAATGCCCCTTTGATTCTTTGCATCGAAGACAGCGCAACGGACGCGGATCTGCTTCGGGAGGCGTTCGCGCAGATCGCTCTTACATGCAAGCCTGTCGTCCTGAACGTCGAGCATGACGGAACCCACGCGCTGGACGTCGCCAAGCGCGTTCAACCGGACCTCATCCTGCTCGATCTCGTGATGCCCGCGTCCGACGGACTGCATGTCCTCGAAGCCCTCAAAAGCGACAAGGAGACGCGCGCGATTCCCGTGATCGTGCTGACTCACCACTGTGACGACGAACGAATCGCCCAAGCGTATCGGCGGTACGCCAACGCATTCCTTTACAAAGGTCAGTCGTTCGAGGAGTTGACTCGGGCCGTGGGGTCGCTGTGCCGATTTTGGCTTCGATCCGTCGTGCTGCCCACGCACCGAAGCGGCGCCTCCATGAACTGAGGGCGTGTCGACGAACCACGCGGCTCATCGTCGCCCCGACGGAACTTCAAGCGAGCTCCACCTCGTCGAGAACGAACTCGACCAAAGAGCGCAAGCGACGCTCGTACCGTTCGGTGCGCGCGCGCTTCAGCTCGGCACGGACGTCCTCCAACAATAGAAGCAGCTCGGCGCTGGTGTTCTCGTCCAGATCATTGCACATCATGACCGAGAGCCATGCACGCTCGATCAGCTCGGCGACGTCACTCAGCACCCCCGCATCTTAGAGGCGCGAGCATTACGGCCGTATGACAGCCGCGTTCCAGGTCGCGTTCGATCCGAGCGACCCTTCGACGGTGCGCCCTGGAGTGTGCTCGAAGTGAACGCACGACCATGGTCAACCGTTCGGCTCTCCTCGTACAATGAAAGCGTGCTGGACAATCCGGACGAAGTCATCGAACTCCCGGTCGGGGACGTCACCCTCTCCGGCTTCATCATGCGAGACGACTTGCTGCGCATCGAGCGCGGGGAGCGAGTCACCGTGTTGATCTACCACGCCGTCGGAGCGGGCGTCGAACTCGGAACGCTGCGCGCGGTCTTCGAGGACGGCGGCTTGAAGTCCGGTCCCGTACCGCACGACCTCGCCTCCTGACGAGCCCCGTCGCGCGAGCAGAGCAAGCGGTGAAACCACCTGGCTTCCCGGCACAGCGGCCTTCGACACGCAACGCGTCAACGACAACGGCGTCGTCGAGGGTGAGTTCAAACCGCTTTCCGCTGACACGATGGCCAGACGGTGTTCACGCGACAGCAATGCGGGATTCAAACCGAGACACGCATAAGTTGTTCGAAGTAGACCAACGCTTACGGAGCCGTACACCAGCAGAAGGCCGCGGAGCCTCCTTCCATCAGCGCCGAATGAGCTTTTTTAGAACACCGAACACCGGGTAGAACGCCAGGACGTACGCCACGAGCGGCGCCAGGACGATGGCGTACCACGGCCACGCCAAGGCGATCCACACGAGCACGAACACGAACACTGCGAACTGAATGGCGACGGCGATGGCGATGCGGCGGGCTTTATCACTTGGAGTCCAAGACTCGAGATCCATGAGCATGCGCTCCTCTCCTGGCCAGCCGAGGCGACCGGCCAAGACGATGGGTGTGGAAAAAGGGGTGGCGCTCAGCCGCCGAGCAAGCCTCGTTCGATGGGAACGCGCACGGCGTTGCCCCACTCGGTCCAGCTTCCGTCGTAGTTGCGAACCCTCGGGTACCCCAGCAGCTCGGACAGGACGAACCACGTGTGACTGCTGCGCTCCGCGATGCGGCAGTACGTCACGACTTCTCGATCGGGCGTCACGCCAAGCGGTTCGAACAACCGTCGCAGTTGATCGAGGCTCTTGAAGGTGCCGTCGTACTTCACGGTCATCGCCCAAGGAACGTTCACCGCGCCGGGAATGTGCCCGCCTCTCAACACGCCTTCTTGCGGGTAGTCGGGCATGTGCGTCACGAACCCGGCGTACTCCTCGGGGCTGCGAACGTCCACCATCGCGCCTGCGCCCGCCCGAGTCGTCTCGATGAGGCGCAAGACGTCGTCACGGTAGATGCGCAGGCGTTCGTCGCGTTGCCCCACGGGATAAGGCGCTCGGTCGACGAAGGAAGTGTCCGGCGTGAAGTCGAAGCCGTCTTGAACGAGCTTCTGCCGACCGCCGTCGACGAGCTTGACTTTGTGGTGTCCGTTGTACTTCAAGAACCAGTAGGCGTACGTCGCCCACCAGTTGCTCTTGTCGCCGTACAGCACGACCGTCGTGTCCTTCGACACGCCCCAGCGTCCCATGAGCTCGGCGAACTGCTGCGGGCCGATGAAGTCGCGCACGACCGGGTCCCAGAAGTCTTTGCGGCTATCGACGAGGATCGCGCCGTAGACGTGACCGCTCGGGTAGAGTGACAAGTCCTCGTTGACCTCGAAAACCCGTACAGCGGGATCGGCGAGATGGTCGGCGAGCCAGTCGGTGTCGACCAGAGCGTGAACAGTTCGGGAATTCGTCATCGGCTCCTCGGGCCAGGTCGTCCTGACACGCACAGGCTATCGTTGACGCACCTTGCCCTCAAGAAAGACGAGTGAAGATCAGATATTCGTTTTCCTGATGACTGGAAGGGACCGGGTATGCTTGAGGCATGCGGCTCAGCCCGGACTTGCTGGTGACGTTCAGCGTCGTCGCCGAGTACGGCAATATCAGCCGCGCGGCAGAAGCGTTGCGTTTGAGCCAACCCGCCGTCAGCGCGCAGCTCAAAACGCTGCAGGATCTCGTCGGCGAACGCTTGTACGTTCGCAACGCGTACGGCATCACCTTGACCGACGCCGGGCGGGATTTGCTGGGGTACGCTCGGGTGATCGCCGCGACGACGGCGAGCGCCGCCGAGCATCTGCGCTCGCGGCGCGAACGAACACGCCCGTTGCTGCTCGGCTTGTCGTGGACGCTCGCGTCGCACGCGGTGAACGTGGTCAGGAGCGCGCACTCGAACGGCCACGAGGTCAAGGTCGTGAGCGGTCACTCGTCCGACCTCGGTGAGCAAGTCGCGGCGGGCTCGCTGGACGCCGCGTTGATCGTACGACCTCTGACGCCGCTGCCTGTCGCGTTGACCGCGCATCGCTTCAGCGCCGAGGACCTGAGTTTGCTGGTTCCGGCCGAGCATGAACTCGAGGCGCGCGGCTCGACTCCCTTGCTGGCGGTTTCCGGGGAGGTGTTCTTGTGGCCGGTAAGCGGTTCGACGATCGCTCGGCGCGCGGAACGCTTGCTGAGCGAAGCGACGGCTCTGCCGGACGTGCAATTCGAGTTGGGCAGCATCGCGGCCGTGCGCGCCGCCTTGGTCGGCAAGGTAGGCGTCACGATCTTGCCGCCGAGCGTGGCGCGAGCAGAAATCGCCGCGGGATTGGTGACGCCCGTGCTGATCGAAGCTCCGAACGTGACCTTGGAGTACGTGGTGGTGACGCCGAGCGACGTGCTTGCCCGAACGGAGTCTCGGCTGCTGTCGGATCTCGTGCTCGGCGCTCGCACGCAGCGGCACTCTCGGTAAGACTCGCGTTGTGAACGCGTCGGCTCGCCAAGCTCACGCCAGGACAGCCGACGCGTCTGGCCGCCATCCTCTCGAATTTCCTCCGTGGGGCAGCCTCTAGGGTGCAGCGCGCTCGGGCATGAAAAAAGCGTCCTTTCGGACGCTGACAAGGAAAAGATAGCGTGCTATGCGCCATGAGTCAACTGCATGCATGATGTTCGCGGCGAGCCCTCGTTCTGCTTCACCGTGACGCCGCCGAGCAACGCGTTGGCCTCATGAAGCGGACGGTGGAGCGTGGCTCCTCAAAAGACGCCGTTGGCGTTTCGGCTCGAGGCCGGAACCTCTTGGATCGCGTCCCAGTGCTCTACGATCTTGCCGTCCTGAAGGCGGAAGAGGTCGCCGAACGCGACGTGCTGGCCGCCGAACTGGCCTTCGGACAGGGAGAACACGAAGTTCCCCTCGGCCACGAGGCGGTGGATTCTCGTGTACGTCATGGTGACGCCCGCCTTCGCCATGCCTTCCATCGCCGCGCCGAAGCCCGCCAGCCCGTCCCCGACGTTCGGGTTGTGCTGCCAGTACGATTGCGTGCTGATGAAGTCCGTCACGCGGCTTCCCTGTCCGCCGATCAGCACTTCGTTCAGAAAGTCGCGCACGAGCGCTCGGTTCGCCTCGGTGCGGCCGAGATCCGTCACCTCGGTCGGTCCGTCCACTTGTGAGCGGCCACTGACCGTGCGTTCCTGCCAAGGTTGCAGCACGTCCCAGTGCTCCACGACTTGCTCGCCGCGCACCCTGAACAGGTCGAAAGCGGCGAAGTCGGCGCCCGCGAGCTTCAAGCGGCTGTGCACCACGACGAGCTCGCCGTCTTGCAGCACGCGGCGCACGTCGTACGTCATCGGCTCGGGCAGCGTGCGGAGCAGCCCGAGCAGTCCCGCCCGACCGTCCTCGGCCATGGGATTGTGCTGGCGGTATTCGGGGGCGACGAGACGGCGAACGACGGCCGCGTCGTTCTTTTCCAAGCCGTCGCGGATAAGGGAGAGGACGGTGGTCGCAGGAGTCGTGGTGTTCATAGAGCCTCCGGAAGCAAACGAGAGGGCGGGCATGGCGGCGCGAGGCGCACAAGCGGCGAGCAAGAAGGCCACCAGCGCGAGCGACGAAACCGGTCGTTTCATAGATCTCCTCGAGAGAACGGGGGATTCGAGTGCTTCGAAGCACTCGCTCGAAGTGCATTCAGCCTAGGCTCGGCGGCCATCCGGGTCGAGCGGTGATCGCGAGTAGAAATCGGTG
Coding sequences:
- a CDS encoding nuclear transport factor 2 family protein, with translation MKRPVSSLALVAFLLAACAPRAAMPALSFASGGSMNTTTPATTVLSLIRDGLEKNDAAVVRRLVAPEYRQHNPMAEDGRAGLLGLLRTLPEPMTYDVRRVLQDGELVVVHSRLKLAGADFAAFDLFRVRGEQVVEHWDVLQPWQERTVSGRSQVDGPTEVTDLGRTEANRALVRDFLNEVLIGGQGSRVTDFISTQSYWQHNPNVGDGLAGFGAAMEGMAKAGVTMTYTRIHRLVAEGNFVFSLSEGQFGGQHVAFGDLFRLQDGKIVEHWDAIQEVPASSRNANGVF
- a CDS encoding LysR family transcriptional regulator, which codes for MRLSPDLLVTFSVVAEYGNISRAAEALRLSQPAVSAQLKTLQDLVGERLYVRNAYGITLTDAGRDLLGYARVIAATTASAAEHLRSRRERTRPLLLGLSWTLASHAVNVVRSAHSNGHEVKVVSGHSSDLGEQVAAGSLDAALIVRPLTPLPVALTAHRFSAEDLSLLVPAEHELEARGSTPLLAVSGEVFLWPVSGSTIARRAERLLSEATALPDVQFELGSIAAVRAALVGKVGVTILPPSVARAEIAAGLVTPVLIEAPNVTLEYVVVTPSDVLARTESRLLSDLVLGARTQRHSR